In Cydia amplana chromosome 2, ilCydAmpl1.1, whole genome shotgun sequence, the following proteins share a genomic window:
- the LOC134655801 gene encoding uncharacterized protein LOC134655801, whose product MLFTPRLYTEDTWGSVLGVDNFHSLPCYHTRTFIFSSQTEAGRMLFTPRLYTEDTWGSVLGVDNFHSLPCYHTRTFIFSSQTEAGRMLFTPRLYTEDTWGSVLGVDNFHSLPCYHTRTFIFSSQTEAGRMLFTPRLYTEDTWGSVLGVDNFHSLPCYHTRTFIFSSQTEAGRMLFTPRLYTEDTWGSVLGVDNFHSLPCYHTRTFIFSSKSSMGASSSDRLTEWTVDLYPKGVWFKKSMLIVWSGTFDVPEVVLRTVRVSITCQNPPDAPDYDDQQEPDVRVKIGLLVWGVQKGVEHIASVVERVHRFSAQNRVLNIDGALDFDSLNTPLYSPACRPACSQPAQASASSQPHKESCPKCSERCDNPEPKHLLGPNRDQLRIQVVIVPLTDYCHVGIPDTVT is encoded by the exons ATGTTGTTCACGCCGCGGCTGTATACGGAAGACACGTGGGGTTCGGTTCTCGGCGTGGACAACTTCCACTCGCTGCCCTGCTACCACACCAGGACCTTCATCTTCTCCAG tcaaacggAGGCGGGCCGCATGTTGTTCACGCCGCGGCTGTATACGGAAGACACGTGGGGTTCGGTTCTCGGCGTGGACAACTTCCACTCGCTGCCCTGCTACCACACCAGGACCTTCATCTTCTCCAG tcaaacggAGGCGGGCCGCATGTTGTTCACGCCGCGGCTGTATACGGAAGACACGTGGGGTTCGGTTCTCGGCGTGGACAACTTCCACTCGCTGCCCTGCTACCACACCAGGACCTTCATCTTCTCCAG tcaaacggAGGCGGGCCGCATGTTGTTCACGCCGCGGCTGTATACGGAAGACACGTGGGGTTCGGTTCTCGGCGTGGACAACTTCCACTCGCTGCCCTGCTACCACACCAGGACCTTCATCTTCTCCAG tcaaacggAGGCGGGCCGCATGTTGTTCACGCCGCGGCTGTATACGGAAGACACGTGGGGTTCGGTTCTCGGCGTGGACAACTTCCACTCGCTGCCCTGCTACCACACCAGGACCTTCATCTTCTCCAG taagtCAAGCATGGGTGCGTCGTCGAGCGACCGGCTCACGGAGTGGACGGTGGACCTGTACCCGAAGGGCGTCTGGTTCAAGAAGAGCATGCTCATCGTGTGGTCCGGGACGTTTGAT GTGCCCGAAGTGGTGCTCCGCACAGTGCGCGTGTCCATCACGTGCCAGAACCCGCCAGACGCGCCCGACTACGATGACCAGCAAGAACCCGACGTGCGGGTCAAG ATCGGGCTCCTAGTTTGGGGCGTACAGAAGGGTGTGGAGCATATCGCTTCTGTGGTTGAGAGGGTACACAGGTTCTCTGCTCAAAATAG GGTGCTAAACATAGATGGCGCGCTGGACTTCGACTCGCTGAACACGCCGCTGTACTCCCCCGCGTGCCGCCCCGCCTGCAGCCAGCCCGCGCAGGCCTCCGCCTCCTCGCAGCCGCACAAGGA GAGTTGTCCGAAATGCAGCGAAAGGTGCGACAATCCGGAGCCAAAGCATCTATTGGGTCCCAACAGGGACCAACTTAGA atccaAGTAGTAATCGTGCCGCTAACGGACTACTGCCACGTCGGCATTCCCGACACGGTCACATGA